One window of Erwinia aphidicola genomic DNA carries:
- the ptsP gene encoding phosphoenolpyruvate--protein phosphotransferase → MLTQLREIVEKVAAAPRLTEALDILVNEICLAMDTEVCSVYLADHDRRCYYLMATRGLKKPRGRTVALAFDEGIVGLVGRLAEPINLADAQSHPSFKYIPSVKEERFRSFLGVPIISRRQLLGVLVVQQREHRQFDESEESFLVTLATQMAGILSHSQLNALFGQYRQTRIRALAAAPGVAVAEGWVDSSQPSLENVSAASTLDTVRERERLAMAISEASSEFRRYSKRFTASMHKESAAIFDLYSHLLSDARLKKDLLAEIDAGSVAEWAVKTVIEKFAAQFASLQDSYLRERSGDLRVLGQRLLFHLDDTMQGTNSWPPRFVLVADELTATTLAELPHDRLAGVVVRDGAANSHAAIMVRALGIPTVMGADIQPELMKGRLLIVDGYRGELLVDPEPVLVQEYQQLISQENELSQLAEDDVFLPGALKSGEPVKVMLNAGLSAEHEQKLGSRVDGVGLYRTEIPFMLQSGFPSEEEQVAQYQGMLQLFLDKPVTLRTLDIGADKQLPYMPISEENPCLGWRGIRLTLDQPEIFLVQLRAMLRANVASDNLSILLPMITSLDEIDEARRLIDRAAREVEEMLGYAIPQPRIGIMIEVPSMIFMIDQLKQRVDFVSVGTNDLTQYLLAVDRNNTRVASLYDSLHPAMLRALKAIADETRRAGIELCLCGEMAGDPMCVVMLVGMGYHHLSMNGRNVARVKYLLRHIDHEESQALAQRGLDAQHASDVRHMVAAFMERRGLGGLIRGGR, encoded by the coding sequence ATGCTCACACAGCTGCGCGAAATAGTTGAGAAAGTGGCGGCAGCGCCCCGGCTTACCGAGGCGCTGGATATTCTGGTTAATGAGATCTGTCTGGCGATGGATACCGAGGTCTGCTCGGTCTATCTTGCCGACCACGATCGCCGCTGCTACTACCTGATGGCTACGCGTGGGCTAAAAAAGCCGCGTGGGCGCACGGTCGCCCTGGCATTTGACGAAGGCATCGTCGGGCTGGTCGGTCGTCTGGCAGAGCCTATCAACCTTGCTGATGCGCAGAGTCACCCCAGCTTTAAATATATTCCCTCCGTGAAGGAAGAGCGTTTCCGCTCCTTCCTTGGCGTGCCGATTATCAGCCGCCGCCAGCTCCTTGGCGTGCTGGTGGTTCAGCAGCGCGAGCACCGCCAGTTTGATGAAAGCGAGGAGTCGTTCCTCGTCACCCTCGCCACGCAGATGGCGGGCATTCTCTCGCATTCCCAGCTTAACGCTCTGTTTGGGCAGTATCGGCAAACCCGCATTCGTGCGCTGGCTGCCGCGCCTGGCGTCGCCGTGGCGGAAGGCTGGGTCGACTCCAGCCAGCCCTCGCTGGAAAACGTCTCTGCCGCCTCTACGCTGGACACGGTGCGCGAGCGTGAACGCCTTGCCATGGCAATCAGCGAAGCCTCCAGTGAGTTCCGCCGCTACAGCAAACGCTTCACCGCCAGCATGCATAAAGAGAGTGCGGCCATCTTCGATCTCTACTCGCACCTGCTGAGCGATGCGCGGCTGAAGAAAGATCTGCTGGCTGAGATCGATGCGGGCTCGGTGGCGGAGTGGGCGGTGAAAACCGTGATTGAAAAGTTTGCCGCCCAGTTCGCCAGCCTGCAGGACAGCTATCTGCGCGAGCGCTCCGGCGACCTGCGCGTGCTCGGGCAGCGCCTGCTGTTTCACCTCGATGACACCATGCAGGGCACCAACAGCTGGCCGCCGCGTTTTGTGCTGGTGGCAGATGAGCTGACGGCGACCACGCTGGCAGAGCTGCCGCACGATCGCCTGGCGGGCGTGGTGGTGCGCGACGGCGCGGCCAACTCGCACGCAGCGATCATGGTGCGGGCGCTGGGCATCCCGACGGTGATGGGCGCAGATATTCAGCCGGAGCTGATGAAAGGGCGCCTGCTGATCGTCGACGGCTATCGCGGCGAGCTGCTGGTTGACCCGGAACCGGTGCTGGTGCAGGAGTATCAGCAGCTGATCAGCCAGGAAAATGAGCTGAGCCAGCTGGCCGAGGATGATGTATTTCTGCCGGGCGCGCTGAAAAGCGGCGAGCCGGTGAAGGTGATGCTCAATGCGGGCCTCAGCGCGGAGCATGAGCAGAAGCTCGGCAGCCGCGTCGACGGCGTTGGCCTGTACCGCACGGAAATCCCGTTTATGTTGCAGAGCGGCTTCCCGTCTGAGGAAGAGCAGGTGGCGCAATATCAGGGCATGCTGCAGCTGTTCCTCGACAAGCCGGTGACGCTGCGAACGCTGGATATCGGTGCCGATAAGCAGCTGCCGTATATGCCAATCAGCGAAGAGAACCCGTGCCTGGGCTGGCGCGGCATCCGCCTGACGCTCGATCAGCCCGAGATCTTCCTGGTGCAGCTGCGCGCCATGCTGCGCGCAAACGTCGCCAGCGACAACCTCAGTATACTGCTGCCGATGATCACCAGCCTGGATGAGATCGACGAAGCGCGCCGCCTGATCGATCGTGCGGCACGTGAAGTGGAAGAGATGCTCGGCTATGCCATCCCACAGCCGCGCATCGGGATTATGATCGAAGTGCCGTCGATGATCTTTATGATCGACCAGCTCAAGCAGCGGGTCGATTTTGTCTCCGTTGGCACCAACGATCTGACCCAGTATCTGCTGGCGGTCGATCGCAACAACACTCGGGTCGCGAGCCTGTATGACAGCCTGCACCCGGCCATGCTGCGCGCCCTCAAAGCCATTGCCGATGAAACCCGCCGTGCCGGGATTGAACTCTGCCTGTGCGGTGAAATGGCCGGTGACCCGATGTGCGTGGTGATGCTGGTCGGGATGGGCTATCACCATCTCAGTATGAATGGGCGCAACGTGGCGCGAGTGAAATACCTGCTGCGCCATATCGACCATGAAGAGTCACAGGCGCTGGCACAGCGTGGCCTGGATGCGCAGCATGCCAGCGACGTGCGCCATATGGTGGCGGCCTTTATGGAGCGCAGGGGATTGGGCGGTCTGATCCGCGGCGGCCGCTAA
- the rppH gene encoding RNA pyrophosphohydrolase, giving the protein MIDDDGYRPNVGIVICNRQGQVLWARRYGQHSWQFPQGGINPGETAEQAMYRELFEEVGLNRKDVRILASTRNWLRYKLPKRLVRWDTKPVCIGQKQKWYLLQLMCNDADINMQTSSTPEFDGWRWVSFWYPVRQVVSFKRDVYRRVMKEFASVVMPLQETTVQRNTPGFRRKRG; this is encoded by the coding sequence GTGATCGATGATGATGGCTACCGCCCGAATGTTGGTATCGTAATTTGTAACAGGCAGGGACAGGTGCTGTGGGCCAGACGTTATGGTCAGCACTCCTGGCAGTTTCCTCAGGGAGGGATTAACCCTGGCGAGACGGCGGAGCAGGCGATGTACCGCGAACTTTTCGAGGAAGTCGGTTTGAACCGCAAGGATGTTCGTATCCTTGCATCTACCCGTAACTGGTTACGATATAAGTTGCCAAAACGTTTGGTGCGTTGGGACACAAAGCCGGTTTGTATCGGCCAAAAACAGAAGTGGTATCTTCTGCAGCTGATGTGCAATGACGCGGATATCAATATGCAGACCAGCAGCACGCCGGAGTTCGACGGCTGGCGCTGGGTCAGTTTCTGGTATCCGGTTCGCCAGGTGGTCTCTTTTAAACGCGATGTTTACCGCCGTGTGATGAAAGAGTTCGCCAGCGTGGTTATGCCCCTGCAGGAGACGACCGTTCAGCGGAATACGCCTGGTTTTCGACGGAAGAGAGGTTAA
- the mutH gene encoding DNA mismatch repair endonuclease MutH has protein sequence MTGDLNLIPPPENEAELLARASALAGYTLGELALRIALPIPRDLKRDKGWVGMLLERYLGASAGSKPQQDFAEIGVELKTIPVDAAGRPLETTFVCVAPLTGNSGVTWLNSHVRHKLHRVLWVPVEGDRAIPLEHRHVGAPLLWSPNEEEERQLQRDWEELMDMIVLGQVEQITARHGEVLQIRPKAANSKALTEGIGQHGQPIMTLPRGFYLKKSFTAPLLARHFLL, from the coding sequence ATGACTGGCGATCTTAACCTTATCCCTCCCCCAGAAAATGAAGCCGAACTGTTGGCGCGCGCTTCTGCGCTGGCGGGCTATACGCTGGGAGAACTGGCGCTGCGGATTGCGCTACCGATCCCGCGCGATCTCAAGCGCGATAAGGGCTGGGTGGGGATGCTGCTGGAGCGCTATCTCGGCGCCAGCGCGGGCAGTAAGCCGCAGCAGGACTTCGCGGAGATTGGCGTGGAGCTGAAAACAATTCCCGTAGATGCCGCTGGTCGGCCGCTGGAAACCACCTTTGTCTGCGTGGCGCCGCTGACCGGCAACAGCGGCGTTACCTGGCTTAACAGCCACGTGCGCCACAAGCTGCATCGGGTGCTGTGGGTGCCGGTAGAGGGCGATCGGGCGATCCCGCTTGAGCATCGCCATGTCGGCGCACCGCTGCTGTGGAGCCCGAATGAGGAAGAAGAGCGCCAGCTGCAGCGCGACTGGGAGGAGCTGATGGATATGATCGTGCTGGGCCAGGTGGAGCAGATCACCGCGCGCCACGGCGAAGTGCTGCAGATCCGCCCAAAAGCCGCCAACAGTAAAGCGCTGACGGAAGGCATCGGTCAGCACGGGCAGCCGATTATGACCCTGCCGCGCGGCTTCTATTTAAAGAAAAGCTTTACCGCCCCGCTGCTTGCCCGCCATTTCCTGCTTTAA